From Nocardioides daedukensis, the proteins below share one genomic window:
- a CDS encoding amidohydrolase, with product MSEASELIANVIEKCSAELIEVRRDLHAHPELSWTEARTTEMIASRLEQAGLRVRRLPRSGLLAEVGDAGPCIALRGDLDALPVEDRTEDPWRSTVPGVAHACGHDVHTAALLGAGLALSELHAQGLLPGRVRLLFQPAEEVMPGGALELVAQGALNGVSQVYCLHCDPTLDVGEIGVREGALTGAADSLDVHLIGKGGHTSRPHLTEDLTFALGKLVTELPAILSRRLDPRAGVSVVWGMIRAGATHNVIPATGHVAGTVRMLDAGAWAVAEDLVRESVEQIVAPYGVTAEITYQRGVPPVVNDHVATTVLARAVERVLGPEGVVPTLQSLGGEDFGWYLEHVPGAMARLGTRTPGGPTYDLHQGNLRIDERATAIAAALLAEVAVGALG from the coding sequence ATGTCGGAAGCCAGTGAACTGATCGCGAACGTCATCGAGAAGTGCTCCGCCGAGCTGATCGAGGTCCGGCGGGACCTGCACGCCCACCCGGAGCTCTCCTGGACCGAGGCGCGCACCACCGAGATGATCGCGAGCCGCCTCGAGCAGGCAGGGCTTCGGGTACGCCGCCTCCCGCGTTCGGGCCTGCTGGCTGAGGTGGGGGACGCCGGACCGTGCATCGCCCTGCGCGGCGACCTGGATGCGCTCCCGGTCGAGGACCGCACCGAGGACCCGTGGCGCTCCACGGTCCCCGGAGTCGCGCACGCCTGCGGCCATGACGTGCACACCGCGGCCCTGCTCGGCGCCGGGCTGGCGCTCTCTGAGCTGCACGCCCAAGGGCTGCTCCCCGGCCGGGTCCGCCTGCTCTTCCAGCCGGCCGAGGAGGTGATGCCCGGAGGCGCCCTTGAGCTGGTCGCCCAGGGTGCGCTCAACGGCGTGAGCCAGGTCTACTGCCTGCACTGCGACCCCACCCTCGACGTCGGTGAGATCGGTGTGCGCGAAGGCGCACTGACCGGCGCGGCCGACTCCCTCGACGTACACCTGATCGGCAAGGGCGGCCACACCTCCCGCCCGCACCTGACCGAGGACCTCACCTTCGCGCTCGGCAAGCTGGTCACCGAGCTGCCCGCGATCCTGTCGCGGCGCCTCGATCCCCGCGCCGGGGTCAGCGTGGTGTGGGGAATGATCCGCGCCGGCGCCACCCACAACGTGATCCCCGCAACCGGGCACGTGGCCGGAACCGTGCGGATGCTCGACGCAGGTGCCTGGGCCGTGGCCGAGGACCTGGTCCGCGAGTCGGTCGAGCAGATCGTCGCGCCCTACGGCGTCACTGCCGAGATCACCTATCAACGCGGGGTGCCTCCCGTGGTCAACGACCACGTCGCGACCACCGTGCTGGCCCGGGCCGTCGAGCGGGTGCTCGGCCCCGAGGGAGTCGTGCCGACGCTGCAGAGCCTCGGCGGCGAGGACTTCGGGTGGTACCTCGAGCACGTTCCCGGCGCGATGGCCCGGCTCGGGACCCGCACACCCGGGGGACCGACGTACGACCTCCACCAGGGGAACCTGCGCATCGACGAGCGTGCCACCGCGATCGCCGCGGCGCTTCTCGCCGAGGTCGCCGTGGGCGCTTTGGGTTGA
- a CDS encoding BMP family ABC transporter substrate-binding protein has product MKKTLRIAAVTSAVVLTLASCGSRPSDKADDEVEKGTQYPDFKACMVSDSGGFDDKSFNQTSYAGLVNAKEKHGLKTAEVESNSDAEYDGNLKELVNADCNQITTVGFKLAAATLKSAKANPDVDYAIVDSTYIDESGKNTAPANVKGLSFKTDEAAFLAGYLGASQSKTGKVGTFGGMNIPTVTIFMNGFAKGVAKYNEDNDANVQVIGWDEAKQKGSFTNDFETQSKGQSVAKTLIRQGADVVMPVAGPAGLGGLKAVKDAGVMGIWVDTDGCVSAAEYCDVLLSSVVKAMDVAVQQAITDSAEDKFTNEVYEGTLANEGVSLAPFHEFDSKIDQKVKDELKALQEQIISGDLKVN; this is encoded by the coding sequence GTGAAGAAGACCCTACGCATTGCGGCCGTGACGAGCGCAGTCGTGCTGACGCTGGCAAGTTGCGGATCGCGACCCTCGGACAAGGCCGACGACGAGGTCGAGAAGGGCACCCAGTACCCGGACTTCAAGGCGTGCATGGTCTCCGACTCGGGCGGCTTCGACGACAAGTCCTTCAACCAGACCTCCTACGCCGGTCTGGTCAACGCCAAGGAGAAGCACGGCCTGAAGACCGCCGAGGTCGAGTCGAACTCCGACGCCGAATATGACGGCAACCTCAAGGAGCTGGTCAACGCCGACTGCAACCAGATCACCACCGTCGGCTTCAAGCTCGCAGCCGCGACCCTCAAGTCGGCCAAGGCCAACCCCGACGTCGACTACGCGATCGTCGACTCCACCTACATCGACGAGTCCGGTAAGAACACCGCGCCGGCCAACGTCAAGGGTCTCTCCTTCAAGACCGACGAGGCTGCGTTCCTCGCCGGCTACCTCGGCGCCTCGCAGTCGAAGACCGGCAAGGTCGGCACCTTTGGTGGGATGAACATCCCGACCGTCACGATCTTCATGAACGGCTTCGCCAAGGGCGTCGCGAAGTACAACGAGGACAACGACGCGAACGTCCAGGTCATCGGCTGGGACGAGGCGAAGCAGAAGGGCTCGTTCACCAACGACTTCGAGACCCAGTCCAAGGGTCAGTCCGTGGCCAAGACCCTGATCCGTCAGGGTGCCGACGTGGTCATGCCGGTCGCAGGGCCGGCCGGTCTCGGCGGGCTCAAGGCCGTCAAGGACGCCGGCGTGATGGGCATCTGGGTGGACACCGACGGTTGTGTCTCCGCCGCTGAGTACTGCGACGTGCTGCTGAGCTCGGTCGTCAAGGCCATGGACGTCGCCGTGCAGCAGGCGATCACCGACTCCGCCGAGGACAAGTTCACCAACGAGGTCTACGAGGGCACCCTGGCCAACGAGGGCGTCTCGCTGGCACCGTTCCACGAGTTCGACTCCAAGATCGACCAGAAGGTCAAGGACGAGCTGAAGGCTCTCCAGGAGCAGATCATCTCCGGGGACCTCAAGGTCAACTGA
- a CDS encoding ABC transporter ATP-binding protein — translation MKLEIKDLTKRFGSFTANDGIDLTIEPGEIHCLLGENGAGKSTLMNMLYGLLDPTSGQIVIDGEPVTFATPKDAIAAGIGMVHQHFMLVPVFTVAENVMLGREQTSAPGVLSRRRASARVRELSSAFNLAVDPDRLVEDLPVGVQQRVEILKALANEAKVLILDEPTAVLTPQEIDELMAIMRRLKEQGTSIIFITHKLREVKAIGDRISVIRRGKLVGTADPSASEAELAEMMVGRSVSLRVEKENRTGGDVVLRADQVTVIDPRGHQVVKDVSFEARAGEVVGIAGVQGNGQTELIKSLLGLVKPDAGKVLLNGEDISRHGTRKSLEAGIGYVPEDRGHDGFVGEFSVRENLVLDLYRSSEFSHAGTLRHDAITANARHRIEEFDIRTESMETPVGSLSGGNQQKVVVAREFSRPLEVLIASQPTRGVDVGSIEFIHKRIIEERDTGTAVVIVSTELDEIYALADRILVMFDGRIVGEAGPDTPREEIGLMMAGAHQSTEESA, via the coding sequence ATGAAGCTGGAGATCAAGGACCTGACCAAGCGGTTCGGTTCGTTCACCGCCAACGACGGCATCGACCTCACCATCGAACCCGGTGAGATCCACTGCCTGCTCGGGGAGAACGGCGCCGGCAAGTCGACCTTGATGAACATGCTCTACGGGTTGCTCGACCCGACCTCGGGGCAGATCGTCATCGACGGTGAGCCGGTCACCTTCGCCACCCCGAAGGACGCCATCGCCGCCGGCATCGGGATGGTCCACCAGCACTTCATGCTGGTCCCGGTCTTCACCGTGGCCGAGAACGTGATGCTCGGGCGTGAGCAGACCTCCGCGCCGGGGGTGCTCAGCCGCCGCCGCGCGTCCGCCAGGGTGCGTGAGCTCTCCAGCGCGTTCAACCTCGCCGTCGACCCGGACCGCCTGGTCGAGGACCTCCCGGTCGGCGTGCAGCAGCGGGTCGAGATCCTCAAGGCATTGGCGAACGAGGCCAAGGTGCTGATCCTCGATGAGCCGACCGCCGTGCTCACGCCGCAGGAGATCGACGAGCTGATGGCGATCATGCGCCGGCTCAAGGAGCAGGGCACCTCCATCATCTTCATCACCCACAAGCTGCGCGAGGTCAAGGCGATCGGCGACCGGATCAGCGTCATCCGCCGCGGCAAGCTGGTCGGCACCGCCGACCCGTCGGCCAGCGAGGCCGAGCTGGCCGAGATGATGGTCGGCCGGTCGGTATCGCTCCGCGTCGAGAAGGAGAACCGCACCGGGGGAGACGTGGTGCTCCGGGCCGACCAGGTCACCGTGATCGACCCGCGCGGCCACCAGGTGGTCAAGGACGTCTCGTTCGAGGCCCGCGCCGGCGAGGTCGTCGGGATCGCCGGTGTGCAGGGCAACGGACAGACCGAGCTGATCAAGTCGCTGCTCGGCCTGGTCAAGCCCGACGCCGGCAAGGTCCTGCTCAACGGCGAGGACATCTCCCGCCACGGCACCCGCAAGAGCCTCGAGGCCGGCATCGGCTACGTGCCCGAGGACCGCGGACACGACGGCTTCGTGGGCGAGTTCAGCGTCCGCGAGAACCTCGTCCTCGACCTCTACCGCAGCTCGGAGTTCTCGCACGCCGGCACGCTGCGCCACGACGCGATCACCGCCAACGCCCGGCACCGGATCGAGGAGTTCGACATCCGCACCGAGTCCATGGAGACGCCGGTCGGCTCGCTGTCGGGTGGCAACCAGCAGAAGGTCGTGGTGGCCCGTGAGTTCTCCCGGCCACTGGAGGTGCTGATCGCCTCGCAACCCACCCGCGGCGTCGACGTGGGTTCGATCGAGTTCATCCACAAACGGATCATCGAGGAGCGGGACACCGGCACCGCGGTGGTGATCGTGTCGACCGAGCTCGACGAAATCTATGCCCTCGCCGACCGGATCCTGGTGATGTTCGACGGCAGGATCGTCGGCGAGGCCGGGCCGGACACCCCTCGAGAGGAGATCGGCCTGATGATGGCCGGAGCGCACCAGTCCACGGAGGAGTCGGCATGA